The following proteins are encoded in a genomic region of Phycisphaera sp.:
- a CDS encoding phosphoenolpyruvate carboxylase yields the protein MPSTTIASDQTTLLTALAQACDRVGMGRHFDAGEAIAGRCGSNATDADLDWAAGQLAGMDLDALAGLIRVGAARFHLLNKAEQLNIIRVNRQREMDAGDGPARPESIDQAMEQLVSNGMGPADIAALLGRLDIGPTLTAHPTEARRRTVLDKQADVAASIVRLGRGGLTARETAEIHGRLERAISLLLTTDNVRVQRLDVPAEVRNGLYFIQTTIWRAVPRLVRDVSWAAKRTFGEDQSEIVANDLPAMLRYRSWIGGDRDGNPNVTAEVTKRTLDLMRETARELWDTELQRLHDALSVSSERASFGDALPTDGDGQYKHEPLRVKITQMRERLTDRDYNSQALLADLLTLRKALHNTKKPGLIRVAEEGLLADAITRARAFGLHLATLDIRQHSGVHAKALAELLKLAGVEDNYESLDEAGKLAVLRRELSANRPLVRENAVLSDATTELMATLRVVRDAVQREPEAVRCWVISMTSHLSDMLALLLLMHEVGLTIQVVPLFETVDDLANAPHLMHEALADPIFRAHIDTTSTGDPEQEVMLGYSDSNKDGGFLMANAALHVAQRRIAEVFDTHNVGLRYFHGRGGTIGRGGGRAGRAILAAPPAARSGRMRFTEQGEVITFRYALPAMARRHLEQIVHAAMLAEASRGKSQGADDFEALVLDLAGHARKTYRELIDAHTFWPWFVDASPVRHIGDMRIASRPVSRATGSKLVFDKLRAIPWVFSWVQMRALAPGWYGLGSAIEHASESQIDQLRDAADERAFLGTVLENAAQELARARMPIFRRYALSAEHGQAMFETLSTEHDRTRRAIATLTGRDDLMAHATVVGRSIDERNPWTDVLNLAQLELLERHKGASDAEADPLTIEPIKAALQASINAIAAAMQSTG from the coding sequence ATGCCATCCACCACGATCGCGTCCGACCAAACCACCCTCCTCACCGCACTCGCCCAAGCCTGCGACCGCGTCGGCATGGGCCGGCACTTCGACGCCGGCGAGGCCATCGCCGGCCGCTGCGGCTCCAACGCCACCGACGCGGACCTGGATTGGGCCGCGGGGCAACTGGCCGGCATGGACCTGGACGCCCTGGCCGGGCTCATCCGCGTGGGGGCGGCCCGCTTCCACCTGCTGAACAAGGCCGAGCAGCTCAACATCATCCGCGTCAACCGCCAGCGCGAGATGGACGCCGGCGATGGCCCGGCCCGGCCCGAATCCATCGACCAGGCCATGGAGCAACTCGTCTCGAACGGCATGGGCCCGGCCGACATCGCCGCCCTGCTCGGCCGCCTGGACATCGGCCCCACGCTGACGGCCCACCCCACCGAGGCCCGCCGCCGCACCGTGCTCGACAAGCAGGCCGACGTCGCCGCCAGCATCGTCCGCCTCGGCCGCGGCGGGCTGACCGCACGCGAGACCGCCGAGATCCACGGCCGCCTCGAACGCGCCATCTCCCTCCTTCTGACCACCGACAACGTGCGCGTGCAGCGCCTCGACGTGCCCGCCGAGGTGCGCAACGGGCTGTACTTCATCCAGACCACCATCTGGCGTGCCGTCCCCCGGCTCGTGCGCGACGTGTCGTGGGCGGCCAAACGCACCTTCGGCGAAGACCAGAGTGAAATCGTTGCCAACGACCTGCCCGCCATGCTCCGCTACCGATCCTGGATCGGCGGCGACCGCGACGGCAACCCCAACGTCACCGCCGAGGTCACGAAACGCACGCTCGACCTCATGCGCGAGACGGCCCGCGAGCTGTGGGACACCGAACTCCAACGCCTGCACGACGCCCTCTCGGTCTCGAGCGAACGCGCCAGCTTCGGCGACGCCCTGCCAACCGACGGCGACGGCCAGTACAAGCACGAGCCGCTCCGCGTCAAGATCACTCAGATGCGCGAGCGCCTCACCGACCGCGACTACAACTCCCAGGCACTCCTCGCCGACCTGCTCACACTCCGAAAAGCATTGCACAACACCAAGAAGCCCGGCCTCATCCGCGTGGCCGAGGAGGGCCTCCTCGCCGACGCCATCACGAGAGCGAGGGCCTTCGGCCTGCATCTGGCGACCCTCGACATCCGCCAGCACTCTGGCGTCCACGCGAAGGCGCTCGCCGAGTTGCTGAAACTCGCGGGCGTGGAAGACAACTACGAATCCCTGGACGAGGCCGGCAAGCTCGCCGTCCTGCGACGCGAACTCTCCGCCAATCGCCCCTTGGTTCGTGAGAATGCCGTTCTCAGCGACGCGACCACGGAACTCATGGCAACACTGCGCGTCGTCCGTGACGCGGTGCAGCGCGAGCCCGAAGCCGTCCGCTGCTGGGTCATCTCGATGACCAGCCACCTGTCCGACATGCTCGCCCTCCTGCTGCTGATGCACGAGGTCGGCCTCACCATCCAGGTCGTTCCGCTGTTCGAGACCGTCGACGACCTGGCCAACGCGCCACATCTGATGCACGAAGCGCTGGCCGACCCCATCTTCCGTGCGCACATCGACACAACCAGCACCGGCGACCCCGAGCAAGAAGTCATGCTCGGCTACAGCGACTCGAACAAGGACGGCGGCTTCTTGATGGCCAACGCCGCCCTTCACGTCGCCCAGCGCCGCATCGCGGAGGTCTTCGACACCCACAACGTCGGCCTGCGCTACTTCCACGGCCGCGGCGGCACCATCGGCCGCGGCGGCGGGCGCGCCGGGCGCGCCATCCTGGCCGCCCCACCCGCGGCCCGCAGCGGCCGCATGCGTTTTACCGAGCAAGGGGAAGTGATCACCTTCCGCTACGCCCTGCCCGCCATGGCCCGCCGCCACCTCGAGCAGATCGTCCACGCTGCGATGCTCGCCGAAGCATCACGCGGCAAGAGCCAGGGCGCCGACGACTTCGAGGCACTCGTGCTCGACCTTGCCGGCCACGCGCGAAAGACCTACCGCGAGCTCATCGACGCCCACACGTTCTGGCCCTGGTTCGTCGACGCCAGCCCGGTGCGGCACATCGGCGACATGCGCATCGCCTCGCGCCCCGTGTCCCGCGCAACGGGCTCCAAGCTCGTGTTCGACAAGCTCCGCGCCATCCCCTGGGTCTTCTCGTGGGTGCAGATGCGCGCCCTCGCCCCGGGCTGGTACGGCCTGGGCTCGGCCATCGAGCACGCGAGCGAGTCCCAGATCGACCAATTGCGGGACGCCGCCGACGAGCGCGCGTTCCTCGGCACCGTGCTCGAGAACGCCGCCCAGGAGCTCGCCCGCGCCCGCATGCCGATCTTCCGCCGCTACGCGCTGAGCGCCGAGCATGGCCAGGCGATGTTCGAGACTCTTTCGACCGAGCACGACCGCACGCGCCGCGCCATCGCCACACTCACCGGCCGCGATGACCTCATGGCCCACGCCACCGTTGTCGGCCGCTCGATCGACGAGCGCAACCCCTGGACCGACGTGCTGAACCTGGCCCAGCTCGAGCTGCTCGAGCGGCACAAGGGCGCGAGCGATGCCGAGGCCGACCCCCTCACAATTGAGCCGATCAAGGCCGCCCTCCAGGCCAGCATCAACGCCATCGCCGCGGCGATGCAGTCGACCGGGTGA
- the rpsT gene encoding 30S ribosomal protein S20 — MAHTVSARKRNRQNLRHRARNRWRLQAMRAAIKDFNDKLAHGSVDEAKAAFLVVQKVLDRTASKGVIHPNQASRRKSRLNARLKARVLSGN; from the coding sequence ATGGCTCACACCGTCTCTGCCCGCAAGCGCAACCGACAGAACCTCCGCCACCGCGCCCGCAACCGCTGGCGCCTGCAGGCCATGCGCGCCGCGATCAAAGACTTTAACGACAAGCTGGCCCACGGCTCGGTCGATGAGGCCAAGGCGGCCTTCCTGGTCGTGCAGAAGGTGCTGGATCGCACCGCCTCGAAGGGCGTGATCCACCCGAATCAGGCGTCTCGCCGCAAGAGCCGCCTGAACGCGAGGCTGAAGGCCCGTGTTCTTTCGGGCAACTGA
- a CDS encoding CPBP family glutamic-type intramembrane protease, whose translation MALLALLHAVLADLCKLGPKVVVAIGLPISAAAFMLYHDVGVLTWPALLYLVGGLYLGAIYLLRGFGLAVGAHACYNTTVLVLLGPA comes from the coding sequence ATGGCCCTGCTCGCCCTGCTGCACGCGGTGCTGGCCGACCTGTGCAAGCTGGGGCCAAAGGTGGTGGTGGCCATCGGACTGCCCATCTCGGCGGCCGCGTTCATGCTGTACCACGACGTGGGCGTGCTCACCTGGCCGGCGTTGTTGTACCTGGTGGGCGGGTTGTACCTGGGGGCGATCTACCTGCTGCGGGGCTTCGGGCTGGCGGTCGGGGCGCACGCGTGTTATAACACGACGGTGCTGGTGTTGCTGGGGCCGGCGTAG
- a CDS encoding LamG domain-containing protein codes for MPRIQDLVAPPAVPTARLLAAAGLLACAASALGQGADPILHYDFDDGLRPTANLGTLGPAYDGQIGGGIEFVPFMGGLALGFDSTGDGQVRPLGDEDAFDLADGDFSIAVTVVTSNTEPGAEGGRFVVNKEKSGSDDGWALTVRRDDGVATFSISADGVLGVGLRSVTPVNDGRAHEVVAVRVDDRLAMAIDGVIEAVVRIPAGFGSTAQNDFELSIGGRGRFSGSPTTGANDEFLGTIDQVRIYDTAIIRPCDADCDLSGSLDLFDFLCFQNLFDAGDLAADLDGDGSLTLFDFLAFQNAFDAGCP; via the coding sequence ATGCCCCGGATCCAAGACCTCGTGGCCCCCCCGGCCGTCCCCACCGCCCGGCTGCTGGCCGCCGCCGGCCTACTGGCGTGCGCGGCATCCGCGCTGGGGCAGGGTGCCGACCCCATCCTGCACTACGACTTCGATGATGGCCTGCGCCCGACCGCCAATCTGGGCACGCTGGGCCCCGCCTACGACGGACAGATCGGCGGGGGCATCGAGTTCGTCCCGTTCATGGGCGGGCTCGCGCTGGGCTTCGACAGCACCGGTGATGGGCAGGTCCGCCCACTGGGCGATGAGGACGCCTTCGACCTGGCGGACGGTGACTTTTCCATCGCGGTGACGGTCGTAACGTCCAACACCGAGCCGGGTGCCGAGGGCGGACGGTTCGTCGTGAACAAGGAGAAGTCGGGCTCCGATGATGGCTGGGCCCTCACGGTGCGCCGGGACGACGGCGTGGCCACGTTCTCGATCTCGGCGGATGGCGTGCTGGGCGTGGGGCTGCGCAGCGTGACACCGGTCAACGACGGGCGGGCGCACGAAGTGGTTGCCGTCCGTGTGGATGACCGCTTGGCCATGGCTATCGATGGCGTCATCGAGGCGGTCGTGCGCATCCCCGCGGGCTTCGGCTCGACGGCCCAGAACGATTTCGAGCTATCGATCGGTGGACGCGGCCGCTTTAGTGGCAGCCCGACCACGGGAGCCAACGACGAGTTCCTGGGCACCATCGATCAGGTGAGGATCTACGACACGGCGATCATCCGCCCTTGCGACGCCGATTGCGACCTCAGCGGGAGCCTCGACCTCTTCGACTTCTTGTGCTTCCAGAACCTCTTCGACGCCGGCGACCTGGCCGCCGACCTCGACGGCGACGGCAGCCTCACGCTGTTCGACTTCCTGGCCTTCCAGAACGCCTTCGACGCGGGGTGCCCGTGA
- a CDS encoding DUF1427 family protein gives MLIKTIAGVALAFALGAFCRWIDIPVPAPNRLIGAVLVLAVTLGYLAADGLLPPQVEPPSQEETRDSPETAAGE, from the coding sequence ATGCTCATCAAGACCATCGCCGGCGTCGCCCTGGCCTTCGCCCTGGGCGCCTTCTGCCGCTGGATCGACATCCCCGTGCCCGCCCCCAACCGCCTGATCGGGGCGGTCTTAGTGCTGGCCGTCACCCTGGGCTACCTGGCAGCCGACGGCCTGCTGCCGCCCCAGGTCGAGCCGCCGTCCCAAGAAGAAACCCGCGACAGTCCTGAGACCGCCGCGGGCGAATGA
- a CDS encoding sodium/proton-translocating pyrophosphatase has product MPVSSMPSLPPLPITLGAISDIPAPYYVAPIAGVAAIATAIYLRGSVMSKPEGEGETVRIAQAVRDGAMAYLKSQYKVVGIVFVLLIAVLGLMVWGKLEPVWAMVGVPIAGFLSGLCGWFGMRMATNASARTATACQTSLNDGLTVAFRSGAVMGLTCVGVAILDLSFWYFFFIGFGDKLGAFSLSEPGNREGLLAAMVTVLISFKMGASLQALFARVGGGIFTKAADVGADLVGKVEAGIPEDDARNPATIADNVGDNVGDVAGMGADLYESYYSSIIAAIALGVSAAFSVTVLRGMEGGFDLAMKVGTLPIVLAGVGIIASIIGVFAVRTKEDAGFKDLLKSLHKGVWLSSFLLLVAAFGVPFLLLGDAETARVLGVKWWQFGGSISAGLISGLVIAWWTEYCTSYEHPPTKRIAAQAITGPATVIITGIAEGMKSTWLSIFAVVVAILVAFGVAGGNENLLMGLYGVGIAAVGMLATLGITLATDAYGPIADNAGGNAEMSGQPPEVRERTDLLDSIGNTTAATGKGFAIGSAALTALALLAAYVQVVQYHVNKQTTNFAKEQAALVSTAGPGTYAVYEGHRRFGIFTQDEDNETTYTGGALVLDNFQFDEMGDQGDLPKNEIMDQFLRGDSFAVSWAGEGTDLRLQRNLTLTGGITHGDHVHDGIELRVVNTRQVSISDVLLFYNVSMTSPTLLGGLFMGVMLTFLFCALTMDAVGKAANVMMQECRRQFGEMRTLFRKQGMSEEDIANPQSWPTQVGSGTETYPDYARCVTIATNGALKEMVLPSILAVVVPVATGMILGVSGVMGLLAGGLITGFAVAVFMANAGGAWDNAKKLLESYGRITATDALNDAAQREKIPEVIRGDILIRAKEMVAAGHGDECVYGKGSDDHKATVVGDTVGDPFKDTSGPSLNILIKLLSSVAVVFAGLVVKFAPAIGAALGLS; this is encoded by the coding sequence ATGCCCGTATCATCGATGCCGTCGCTGCCCCCCCTGCCCATTACCCTGGGGGCCATCAGCGACATCCCCGCACCGTACTACGTCGCCCCGATTGCCGGCGTGGCCGCCATCGCCACGGCGATCTACCTGCGCGGCAGCGTCATGAGCAAGCCCGAGGGCGAGGGCGAGACGGTCCGCATCGCCCAGGCCGTCCGCGACGGCGCGATGGCCTACCTCAAGAGCCAGTACAAGGTCGTGGGCATCGTGTTCGTGCTGCTCATCGCCGTGCTGGGGCTGATGGTCTGGGGCAAGCTCGAGCCCGTGTGGGCCATGGTGGGCGTGCCCATCGCCGGCTTCCTGAGCGGCCTGTGCGGCTGGTTCGGCATGCGGATGGCGACCAACGCCAGCGCCCGGACCGCCACGGCGTGCCAGACGAGTTTGAACGATGGGCTGACCGTTGCCTTCCGCTCGGGCGCCGTCATGGGCCTGACGTGCGTGGGCGTGGCGATCCTTGACCTGAGCTTCTGGTACTTCTTCTTCATCGGGTTTGGCGACAAGCTCGGGGCGTTCAGCCTGTCCGAGCCGGGCAACCGCGAGGGCCTGCTGGCCGCGATGGTGACGGTCCTGATCTCCTTCAAGATGGGCGCGTCGCTCCAGGCCCTGTTCGCCCGGGTGGGCGGCGGCATCTTTACCAAGGCGGCCGACGTGGGTGCCGACCTTGTCGGCAAGGTCGAGGCCGGCATCCCCGAGGACGACGCGCGGAACCCGGCGACCATCGCCGACAACGTTGGTGATAACGTCGGCGACGTGGCGGGCATGGGCGCCGACCTGTACGAGAGCTACTACTCGAGCATCATCGCCGCCATCGCCCTTGGCGTGTCGGCGGCCTTTAGCGTGACGGTCCTCCGCGGCATGGAGGGCGGCTTCGACCTGGCCATGAAGGTCGGCACGCTGCCGATCGTGCTGGCCGGCGTGGGCATCATCGCCTCGATCATCGGCGTGTTCGCCGTCAGGACGAAGGAAGACGCGGGCTTCAAGGACCTGCTCAAGAGCCTGCACAAGGGCGTGTGGCTCTCGTCGTTCCTGCTGCTGGTCGCCGCGTTCGGCGTGCCGTTCCTGCTGCTTGGTGACGCCGAGACGGCCCGCGTGCTGGGCGTGAAGTGGTGGCAGTTCGGCGGGTCGATCTCGGCCGGCCTCATCAGTGGCCTGGTGATCGCCTGGTGGACCGAGTATTGCACCAGCTACGAGCACCCACCCACCAAACGCATCGCGGCCCAGGCCATCACCGGGCCGGCGACGGTCATCATCACTGGCATCGCCGAGGGCATGAAGAGCACGTGGCTGTCGATCTTCGCGGTCGTGGTCGCCATCCTCGTGGCCTTCGGTGTCGCGGGCGGCAACGAGAACCTGTTGATGGGTTTGTACGGCGTGGGTATCGCGGCCGTGGGTATGCTGGCGACGCTGGGCATTACGCTGGCGACCGACGCGTACGGCCCGATCGCCGACAACGCGGGCGGCAACGCGGAAATGAGCGGCCAGCCTCCCGAGGTGCGCGAGCGCACCGACCTGCTCGACTCGATCGGCAACACGACGGCCGCCACGGGCAAGGGTTTTGCCATCGGCTCGGCCGCGCTGACCGCGCTGGCCCTGCTGGCGGCGTACGTGCAGGTGGTGCAGTACCACGTGAACAAGCAGACGACGAACTTTGCCAAGGAGCAAGCGGCGCTGGTGAGCACCGCCGGCCCGGGCACCTACGCGGTGTACGAGGGCCACCGCCGCTTTGGCATCTTCACGCAAGACGAGGACAACGAGACGACGTACACCGGCGGCGCGCTCGTGCTGGACAACTTCCAGTTCGACGAGATGGGCGACCAGGGCGACCTGCCCAAGAACGAGATCATGGACCAGTTCCTGCGGGGCGACTCCTTCGCGGTGAGCTGGGCGGGCGAGGGGACCGACCTGCGGCTGCAGCGGAACCTCACGCTCACCGGGGGCATCACCCACGGTGATCATGTGCACGACGGCATCGAGCTGCGCGTGGTCAACACCAGGCAGGTCTCGATCTCGGACGTGCTGCTGTTCTACAACGTCTCGATGACCAGCCCGACGCTGCTGGGCGGGCTGTTCATGGGCGTGATGCTGACCTTCCTCTTCTGCGCCCTGACCATGGACGCGGTGGGCAAGGCCGCCAACGTCATGATGCAGGAGTGCCGCCGCCAGTTCGGCGAGATGCGGACCCTGTTCCGCAAGCAGGGCATGAGCGAGGAGGACATCGCCAACCCGCAGAGCTGGCCGACGCAGGTCGGCTCGGGCACCGAGACCTACCCCGATTACGCCCGCTGCGTGACCATTGCCACCAACGGTGCGCTCAAGGAAATGGTGCTACCGAGCATCCTGGCGGTCGTCGTGCCCGTGGCGACGGGCATGATCCTGGGCGTCAGCGGCGTGATGGGGCTGCTCGCGGGCGGGCTGATTACGGGCTTCGCGGTGGCGGTCTTTATGGCCAACGCCGGCGGCGCGTGGGACAACGCCAAGAAGCTGCTGGAGAGCTACGGCCGCATCACCGCGACCGACGCGCTCAACGATGCGGCCCAGCGTGAGAAGATCCCCGAGGTGATCCGTGGCGACATCCTCATCCGCGCCAAGGAGATGGTCGCGGCCGGCCACGGCGACGAGTGCGTCTACGGCAAGGGCAGCGACGACCACAAGGCCACCGTCGTGGGCGACACCGTGGGCGACCCCTTCAAGGACACCAGCGGCCCATCGCTGAACATCCTGATTAAGTTGCTCTCGTCGGTGGCGGTGGTGTTTGCTGGGTTGGTGGTGAAGTTTGCCCCGGCGATCGGCGCCGCGCTCGGCCTGAGTTGA
- a CDS encoding DUF4331 domain-containing protein — protein sequence MSKTRFSIARTATGMTAAAAIVAAAGAAALMTPATLASSHSDAPLIKQDPQANLTDVYAFVGTKYDDPSVEVLNVIANVRPFSEPGDGPHYERFADDARYSLHVTNPTSGETLIRYDFTFSAVDGGLKNPNTILSYGLGTEPGAIMEIGDARQNFTQTYEVERFDSAGSATIVADAAVAPPNPGNRVTPLYNDADGFAISGARSLDELDGYTRQAITNGADGTTFFAGPRDDSFFADIPGVFDLLNPRILDRNGDLGDGLGQDGDGVDGFKGFNVLTVAVQIPLSDLPQLPYSDAFFGDQVGVGVFASVSRRQFTERVAGDEFRSTGPWVQVNRLGNPLFNEALVALADKDRFNATDPVDDAQFATYAENSELATLINLVYGTDFATSGRADLVAVFIPDVLRVATTTGPVRLSGDDGFSRLGFIGGDVTADMGGVSSGWPNGRRFGDDVIDIALTAVASGPDYSAITLVGDNIPGNDLAYNGVFPYAATPHAGSANSKDKVLTDFEIADIDEDGEITIFDVLEFFNIWERAGAF from the coding sequence ATGTCAAAGACTCGATTCAGTATCGCACGCACCGCAACGGGCATGACGGCCGCGGCCGCCATCGTTGCCGCTGCGGGCGCGGCCGCGCTGATGACGCCCGCAACGCTCGCTTCGAGCCACAGCGATGCGCCGCTGATCAAGCAGGACCCCCAGGCCAACCTCACCGACGTGTACGCGTTCGTGGGCACCAAGTACGACGATCCGAGCGTCGAGGTGCTCAACGTGATCGCCAACGTCCGGCCCTTTTCCGAGCCGGGCGATGGCCCGCACTACGAGCGGTTCGCCGACGATGCGCGGTACAGCCTACACGTCACCAACCCGACCAGCGGCGAGACGCTCATCCGCTACGACTTCACGTTCTCGGCCGTCGACGGGGGCCTCAAGAACCCGAATACGATCCTCAGCTACGGGCTGGGCACCGAGCCCGGGGCGATCATGGAGATCGGCGACGCCCGGCAGAACTTCACCCAGACATACGAGGTCGAGCGCTTCGACTCGGCCGGCTCGGCCACGATCGTTGCCGATGCGGCCGTCGCGCCGCCCAACCCCGGCAACCGGGTGACGCCGCTGTACAACGACGCCGACGGGTTCGCCATCTCGGGTGCCCGCTCGCTCGACGAACTCGACGGCTACACCCGGCAGGCCATAACCAATGGCGCCGACGGGACGACGTTCTTCGCCGGCCCGCGTGACGACAGCTTCTTTGCCGACATCCCCGGCGTGTTCGACCTGCTCAACCCCCGCATCCTCGATCGCAACGGCGACCTGGGCGACGGGCTGGGCCAGGACGGCGACGGCGTGGACGGCTTCAAGGGCTTCAACGTGCTCACGGTTGCCGTCCAGATCCCGCTGAGCGACCTGCCCCAGTTGCCCTACTCCGACGCGTTCTTCGGCGATCAGGTGGGCGTGGGCGTGTTCGCCTCGGTCAGCCGCCGCCAGTTCACCGAGCGCGTGGCCGGCGACGAGTTCCGCTCCACCGGGCCTTGGGTGCAGGTGAACCGTCTGGGCAACCCACTGTTTAATGAGGCGCTCGTCGCTCTGGCCGACAAGGACCGGTTCAACGCGACCGATCCTGTCGACGACGCCCAATTCGCCACGTATGCCGAGAATTCCGAGCTGGCGACGCTGATCAACCTGGTGTACGGCACCGACTTTGCAACCAGCGGCCGCGCCGACCTCGTGGCGGTGTTCATCCCCGACGTGCTCCGCGTGGCGACGACCACGGGTCCGGTCCGCTTGTCGGGCGACGACGGGTTCAGTCGCCTGGGCTTCATCGGCGGCGACGTGACCGCCGACATGGGCGGCGTCTCGAGCGGCTGGCCCAACGGGCGGCGCTTCGGCGACGACGTCATCGACATCGCTCTCACGGCGGTCGCCAGCGGCCCGGATTACAGCGCCATCACGCTGGTGGGCGACAACATTCCCGGCAACGACCTGGCGTACAACGGCGTGTTCCCCTACGCCGCCACGCCGCACGCGGGCAGTGCCAATAGCAAGGACAAGGTGCTGACCGACTTCGAGATCGCCGACATCGATGAGGATGGCGAGATCACGATCTTCGACGTGCTCGAGTTCTTCAACATCTGGGAGCGCGCTGGCGCGTTCTGA
- a CDS encoding DUF4198 domain-containing protein, protein MRTFQIIAALSVILASAVLASAHEFWVRPGQFTVTQGELGRFYLMHGHRFDGEFVPRNEPYVERFELLASDGSQRIMGRHGQSTNVARFATPGTNVVVYESREVLSELGPERFAAYLEEEGLDHIARQREQLGETDEVGVEMYVRCAKALVSVSAGGEATPAGLTDQVAGLPMEIVLQPLEHVEVGHTARVRVLYDGKPLADARLTAESEARVRAEPDADTTGQTIIHTDADGYASFELDRAGPWMVTGLHMFRTDDRDDADWKSYWASLTFSVPVGDAVAAKTPAG, encoded by the coding sequence ATGCGCACATTCCAGATCATCGCCGCCCTTTCTGTCATCCTTGCCAGTGCCGTGTTGGCGAGTGCCCACGAGTTCTGGGTCCGCCCAGGCCAGTTCACGGTTACGCAGGGCGAGTTGGGTCGCTTCTACCTCATGCACGGCCACCGCTTCGACGGCGAGTTCGTGCCCCGCAACGAGCCGTACGTCGAGCGATTCGAGTTGCTCGCTTCGGACGGCAGCCAGCGCATTATGGGCCGGCACGGCCAGTCTACGAATGTCGCCCGTTTCGCCACGCCCGGCACCAATGTCGTGGTCTACGAGAGCCGTGAGGTTCTCAGCGAACTCGGTCCCGAGCGGTTCGCGGCGTATCTCGAAGAGGAGGGCCTCGACCACATCGCCCGCCAGCGCGAGCAGCTCGGCGAGACCGACGAGGTTGGCGTCGAGATGTACGTCCGGTGCGCCAAGGCGCTCGTGAGCGTTTCCGCCGGCGGCGAGGCCACACCCGCCGGGTTGACCGACCAGGTCGCGGGCCTGCCGATGGAGATCGTGCTCCAGCCGTTGGAGCACGTCGAGGTCGGGCATACGGCGAGGGTCCGTGTGCTCTACGACGGCAAGCCGCTGGCCGACGCCCGCCTGACCGCGGAGTCCGAGGCTCGCGTGCGGGCCGAGCCCGACGCCGACACCACCGGCCAAACGATCATCCACACCGACGCCGACGGCTACGCCAGCTTCGAACTCGACCGGGCCGGCCCCTGGATGGTCACCGGCCTGCACATGTTCCGCACCGACGATCGCGACGACGCGGATTGGAAGAGCTATTGGGCGTCGCTGACGTTCAGCGTGCCAGTGGGCGACGCGGTGGCGGCCAAGACCCCGGCCGGCTGA
- the smpB gene encoding SsrA-binding protein SmpB has product MAKKRKPRPVMIENRKARHEYDILDTLEVGIRLLGSEVKSIRDGKVSLAEGYVRAEAVPATLELFSVNIAEYPPAQGHQHIPTRVRTLLAHKREIVKLAKASDEKGITLIPLRLYFQGPYAKLEVALARGRGKVDKRHAIADREMKRELDRSMKSRLKGGSGVVG; this is encoded by the coding sequence ATGGCCAAGAAGCGCAAGCCACGCCCCGTCATGATCGAGAACCGCAAGGCGCGGCACGAGTATGACATCCTCGACACGCTGGAGGTCGGCATCCGCCTGCTGGGCAGCGAGGTCAAGAGCATCCGCGACGGCAAGGTGTCGCTGGCCGAGGGGTACGTGCGGGCCGAGGCGGTGCCGGCGACGCTCGAGCTCTTCTCGGTGAACATCGCCGAGTACCCGCCCGCCCAGGGGCACCAGCACATCCCCACGCGCGTGCGCACACTGCTGGCCCACAAGCGCGAGATCGTCAAGCTCGCCAAGGCCAGCGACGAGAAGGGCATCACCCTCATCCCGCTGCGGTTGTACTTCCAGGGCCCCTACGCCAAGCTCGAGGTCGCCCTCGCCCGCGGCCGGGGCAAGGTCGACAAGCGGCACGCCATCGCCGACCGCGAGATGAAGCGCGAGCTCGACCGCTCGATGAAGAGCCGGCTCAAGGGCGGCTCGGGCGTGGTGGGCTAG